GTTCGGACAGTTGCTTGTACTTGCTGGAGTAGGCGCCCAGGGGCTCCACGTGCACGCCGGCCACGCTCACCAGCTTGGTGCCCTTGGTCTTGTTGAACTCATCCAGGTACGGCTGGTGCTGGAAGAAGTTGGCGTCCAGGCGTTTCTCGGCCACTTGCACGTTGGGCTGAACGTAGTCGGTGAAGACCTTGACCTTCAGGTCCACGCCTTCTTTGGCCAGGGCCGGTTTGACGAACTCCAGGATCTCGGCGTGGGGCACCGGTGTGGCGGCCACGGTCAGGGTTTCGGCGGCGTGCGCGGAGAACGCGGCAACGGCTGCGAAAGCGACGAGTAGTTTTTTCATCGAACAAGCTCCTTGTAAGTCGCCCGACCCCGGGCACCTGCCGGCCAGGGCCGGCGTTTGCAATTATTTGCGGGAAAAATGCACCACCAGCTTATCGCCGACGGTTTGCAGAACCTGAACCAATACAATCAGCAGCACCACGGTCACCACCATCACATCGTCCTGGAAGCGCTGGTAGCCATAGCGGATAGCCAGATCGCCGAGGCCGCCGGCACCCACGACACCGGCCATGGCGGTGTAGCCGACCAGGGCGATGGCGGTGACCGTGATCGCCGCGATGATACCGGGGCAAGCCTCGGGCAGCAGGGCGTTCATGATGATCTGCCGGGTGGTGGCGCCCATGGCCTGGGTGGCCTCGATGATGCCGCGATCCACTTCACGCAGCGCGGTTTCCACCAGTCGGGCGAAGAAGGTGGAGGCGCCCACCACCAGCGGCGGAATGGCC
This genomic stretch from Pseudomonas sp. Os17 harbors:
- a CDS encoding methionine ABC transporter permease, producing the protein MSGLLHYFDNVDWADIGVATSDTMVMLSTSLFFTVLVGLPLGVLLFLCSPKQLLEQKNVYSVLGFVVNAIRSLPFIILLIVMIPTTILITGTSLGVAGAIPPLVVGASTFFARLVETALREVDRGIIEATQAMGATTRQIIMNALLPEACPGIIAAITVTAIALVGYTAMAGVVGAGGLGDLAIRYGYQRFQDDVMVVTVVLLIVLVQVLQTVGDKLVVHFSRK